The Scleropages formosus chromosome 21, fSclFor1.1, whole genome shotgun sequence DNA segment aataaaatgataatgtCAAGCAGCACTCCCCCCACTCCTAAGAATaaaaagctggggggggggagaaaaaaaaaaaaaaaaaaaactctgggtaACCTTTTCAGGTAGGCATGCACGTTGTCGTAGCCATGGTACTTGGCCAGGTAGACGAGCACCCCAGTAGCACAGCGGCCTTCCCGTGCCCGGCAGAAACTGCAGTTGCAAATACCTCGACATGGAGGACAGCACCACTCCTACAGTACGTGCAGACATAAACATACATTAATGTTCTGCCACCAAGAGCTCACCTACAAGCACAAAAGCTAAAGATCATTTTTACAACACTGCTGAGACCGCAGAGTGACTAAAAAACTACTGAGAATGGTGGATTCTGTACAGACCGGATTCAGCAGAGCATCCCGGACCTCTTCTCCATAGCGGTTACGCAGGCATGGCCCACAAAACTGGCCCCTAACACCCACACACTCAGCGTTGCGGCAGTTGGTCTTGGTGTCAATTGTCTTTTGACGGCACTGGTGACATGTAGTTCCCTGGGGTGGGGGTTTATGACATGTTATGTGCTGTACTAGATAGATGCATAATCTGTTACTAGTATCTATCTGCACAAGGCTCTTGTGAGAGTTAGAGGATTAATACTGCAAAACAGAAACGACAAGAAAGCACACAGACTGACTCACAGTAGCACGATTGTAGACTTTGTCTCGTACACTGAAGCAGATGTTGTTCAGTTCTTCTTGGGTGACCTCATCCACTGGCCGCACAACATGGGGGATGGTGAGCGCGCCATTGTAGTTGCGCCGGCggggctgctgctgcagttcacACGAAACATTGTAGAAAAATCACCTTCTGGTCTGACACATTTTGGAACTGGCACTCATCAGGGACAATGACTATTGCCTGTGATGTGAGTGACACCCTGGTCTATTTTATCTGCAGCTTAGTACAGGGTGACTTGAAGTCCTGACCTTTCAAGAGGCCACAAAGTTGACAAAGTCTATGACACCCTGTTTCACTTTTCCAGGCCTGTAGTACTCACTGgttcatcctcctcctcataGTAACGGCTCCGGCGCACCAGACTGAATCGGTCCTCGGGGTCTTCTTCTGGTGTTGGGCTTGGAGGGCCGTCCATGAGGGAGCGTGAGCGGGTGTAGGGTCGTGAGGTGCGCTCTGGGTTCCTTCTGCATGGGCCAGATGCTTGCTTGGGTTGCCGCGGGACACGTCTCGGCTGCAGAGGGGAGTACTGACCACATTAAACCACAGGCAGCACAACACAGGGCTGTGCAAAACTACAACCCTCCAAAGCAGCCTTCCCGTGATCCAATGCTGGCTCACCGTGTTACCCGACTGCAGAGACATTCTTCCAGGAAGGAGCCCAGGAACTTTGTTCAGCTCAGCCATCAACTTTGCCAGCTGTGGAGAAAGAGAACCAGATGAATGAAGGACACATCCAGATCCCATACTACCTCTGCAAGCTGCGCACAAAAGAGTGAAAGGAAGCACACTCACCATTGCTTTGTTCTCCTTTATGTTCAGCGCCCTCTTGTCCATGAAGTTCTCATCCTCATCTGAGTGAGAATCAGACTCTTTGGGCTGAGCGTGGGGCTTTGTCTCCAAGGCCTTCTCCTCACCGCCCCTCTTGGTGGGAAACTTCAAGGCCACCTTCAGGGTTCGTGAGCGCTGGCCCCTGCGCTGGGGTCCAGTGGAATCTGAGTCTGAATCTACCTTCTGAAAAAAGACCACACAAGTCTTAGAGGGACAAGAAGGCAGAGGACAACGCTTGTGTTGCCCGACCTGAAACTCATGGAAGTCCGAATGCCACAATCACAGGACCCATCTGAGCTGAAAAGTCACTGTTATTAATAGACACAAAGTGCATCTACAAAATGTCTTTGGCACATTTGGAGACAAGGACTTGTATTAATCAAGACTGCAGTTTTAGCTGACCTTTCAGTAATGGCATGCTATTACCTCAAGTTGCCATTTACAATAATCATTTTTGAAATTACTTGAAGTGTTGTTCAGCTCTGAGGATCTTTCTTGTTGCATTTAATCCTTCACCCTCCTTTGCCTGCGACCCCAACGCATTTCATTTAATGACAGGGAATTTACATCTTAATTGCAAGAGAGGTACACTGACATTTCTGGCTAACACATGAACATACAGTCCCCGACTAAAGATTAGGACTTGCAGGTTATCACTGTAATGTGCAGGTCACTTAAACACCCAAAGAGACCCGTGTTCTAGAAGAAACCCTCACCATGGCCTCCATCTCCTCATTAAAGTTGTTCTCTTCAAACTCGCTCAGCGAGCTGTGTTCTGCGGGGGCCTTAAATGCCGCGGTCACCTTGGCTTGTTTTAAAGACTTCTTCTGTGAACAGTGAAAAGCGTTAGCACTTTATCTTCTTCTGGCAGataaagcaaacatttcacGTTGTTAAATTTCCAAAGTGccaaaaaaagcaatattaacaAAGAGATGATTAATAAAGTCAGCGATGGCTGAACTGCGAAACATCTTACTGTGTTGCTGAAGCCATCAGAACCAAAACTATCACAGCTGTCATCAGATGAGGAAGAAGTCTCTGCTGAAACCAAAGACACATTTCGGAAGCTTCTCAAGTTCATTCTGGTGTATGGCTGGGGGGCCTGATGGCGCTGAATCTAGGAAAGGGGACACATTTGTCACACTTtactatgtgtgtgttacatatatactgtatatataaaacatataatttCATCTGTATATCTAAAAACCTCTAAAAATAATAGAGTCCAATTACCTAGGCTATTTAATTCAAACTCGGTGCTCTGACTGGCTGTAAAGCAAATGACTACTGTACATATGATTCACATCAATCTTTTACACTACTACTTGAGTGTAACCACTTCCtgtgacccctcccctcccctcccctccaggtctggccccgcccccacaccccctacaTCTGCAGGAAGTTCAGTCAGGACACAGAACAGGTATTAAAATACAGTGTTAAGAGCAGTCTGAAAattatggaaaacaaacattccATACTCATCAATCGTGACacgttgtttaaaaaaaaaaaaaaaaaaaaaaattaatatcgCGTTTGAAAAATGTGGCAACAAAAGCGTGCAGGCCTAGGCTAGGTAGGCTtacatgacatgacatgtcaTCTGGTCTGAGTTGGGAAAGCAgctattaaaatttaaaagaatgacCTCTTGGTCACCATACAAAGGCCATTTTAACATAGAAAGGTTTAACAAAAGCTATTTTAGAATGTCGAAACCAACACGCAGGGTGATGTTCGGTTCGAGCCGAACAGACTGAGACGGGGTAGCCCGCACTCGCCTGCACTGCAGCCGGTACcgtaaaataaaagacaaattaTAATGCCCAATCAATTTACTTTCAATGATTTCCCTACTTATTGTCGGTTCTCACCTACCTTTTTACGAGATGGACGCATTTTTCCAGGGATAGCAAGAGGACAAATAGCTTGCTTTCTGCAGAACCTCAACAGCCGCCGTCAGCCCGGAATGTCACAGAAGGCACCTCAGTAGGGCGGCTTCACACAGACGCTCCGCGTGCACAGGATTCCCGCGCCGACTCTCGGTCCTTACAGGCACATAGAGCGAAAATAGCACAAATTGCATAAAAAACTGGGCAAACAAAGAGTCACACCGCACGTTTATACTCGTAacttaaattaaataatgtatgaGCACAAACTCGCATCTTGAaccatttttgtcttttttaggTTAAGTGTTCTTTCCtaatttaatttgattgttttttAGGTCCTTCACCGTGGCGCCAAATTTTACTGTTTGATTTGCATAGGTAGCTGGACAAAGCCCGAGGCACTAAATCTGCGCTTGCCTTGTATAGCAGTGTTCTTTGACCCGAATTGCTCCGGTGCACAgtacaatataataatagtTATAAACGTGTCGGCGACAAACTGTGTATTGACAATATGAGTAGTAAGAATAGGTATACTTACACAATTATTATAATGCATAATTTTGTCCACATTAAGTTTAGAATGTTATATCTcacgtttttttaaaaaaataagtaactCTGATATGAAGCACAGAAGGATGAATGAATATAAGTTGGCCATAAGTAGATATAGTTGGAGTATGCTGAAATAGCATCTAGTGTTCCTTTGTTTGGACATCTGCACGGTTACTCACAGAAGGCTATATCCAGAATGCAAATTCCTCTATTGTACTCGATGTTAATGCACGTAAAATCCGCAGGTCCCAAACACAGCCGATGTCTGAGGGAAAAATCCCTCATTTTCCTCTACTGGACGTTAATAGAGTACACGATGCTTTCGTAGGCCGAGAGCGTAAACTGCGTCTGTGTGCTATAGCTGAGTCGAGTCTCCAAAGTGTCCAGGTGCGCTACAAGGCGTGTGAGCATGTGTGTAACTTTTAACTCGGTATCagctttgaatttttaaatcCATGTACAAAAGCGCAGTGTGGCAAATTATCTTTCTTTAGAGTAGTGTTGAGTAGGATGTGcggtgtacagtatgtacaactGGTAGCTCCGCAGCCGCTAAACGCTGCTTTGAGTCACAATTCCACTCGAAACTTTGAGAGCCACCCCAAGAAGACCCCCAAGACGAAACCGGTGCTTTCTCCAGATCAAGAAAATGTGGAGGAAGTTGCTGTGAAACTAAACCCAAGAGCACAACCTAGAGGTCGTTCCTCATGAATGGATAGCTTGCACGTCGGAGTCTTCCTTCGTCGCTCTGAAATCACACGGAAAACACTTTGCAGCATGTATCCACTTTATTATCCATCGCTTGAATAATTAcgatttttttatcttttatccTTAGAGTTTTAAGCAAAGTATTACAGTTACACTCACCTCTTATATAAGGGGTATCAATACAAGGAAAAGTTGCTGCCAaaacttatgaaaatatataccatTTTTCACACAACGGGCTTATTATTTGCCTTCCTCTATGCATTTTTCTTCCACAAGaggtattttattctttatcaaacatttgtttgtaagGCTACACAGCGTCCATAATTGCATAGTGTCCTTGTGCCTTGCAGAGTGACTAAAAGGCCCCagagccaaattatcaaaatgtgctgcccaggatgtaccctgttttatgccctgtgcttcccGGATAGATTCTGGATCTCTGCGACCCTacattgaacaagcagttatcaataatgaaggaatgaatgaaaacataacattaaaagataGACTAcaagcaatacacacacacacattttcagagccgcttgtcccatacggggtcacggagaaccggagcctacccggcaacacagggcgtaaggccggagggggaggggacacacccaggacaggacgccagtccgtcgcaaggcaccccaagcgggactcgaaccccagatccaccggacagcaggactgtggtccaacccaccgcaccccctattacaAGCAATACAtttgttacaaataaaatatgttgtcaTTGCCATGCCTAAAAACcctttttttagtattttaatgtatttattggGGTTATTTAATGGAATTAATTACCCCCGTTAAATGACGTACAGACATATCCCAATTTCATTAGTCCGGTAATTCACTATCTGTGCAGTGCAACACACAACCAGCCTTTGCAGTTGATATGTGTTCTCCAGTTCATGACCCTGCCTACACCGCCCTCTTCCCAACCATTTAGGCTAATTTAGGCAGTTGATGAGGTCAGTCAAAGAGCTTGGGTGCCACAATTGATCAGATCTCTGCCTCTCCCAGCACACTGAACCCTAGCTCCCACATTCATACGATCTTCCCATATCGCTCGGCACACGCTATCCGGGTCCTGGTCCAGGTTATGGTCATCTTGCTTGAACTATGGCAGCCTCCCTGTCTAGTCTTCTGGCCTTCAGGGCTCTCCTACTTGTGTCAGCACAATGCTGGTGTCATATGAACGAGTTGTGGTTGTGATGGTTGTCTGTCTGTATCTGAAGCTCTTACCCTGTGACTGAATATAGCCCGTGGACTGTACGTTCTTTTGGGCAAAAGTGTATGTTACCGTATCACTAATTGTAATGAGAACGTAAGCTTTAGGATACAATAGTAGCACTGGTCTCAGGACTAGACCCAGCAAAACCTAGATCATGATTCCTTTTACAGTTAAATCTCCAGGAGCCCAGAAGCAGATATTTCAGTGCCTTCCAATCATGACAGCAAGGACCTCAGGAGTGCTGTTTTCCATAACCGGTAGTTCTAGAATTTACGACTAGTGACCCCCTGCTGAGATCCAAATGTAATCAAGAGACAGCACTCAGCCAGGCTGACAGAAATGCACAATGTGCTTAGAAAACTTGCTGCTCGGTAATTACCCAAGAGCAGTGTTCCTCTCTGATGCATTTCCTTTAACTGTTTACAGATGTAGGGCCTTTATTCTGTAATAATTTCTGAGTTTGGTGCCAGGTTTACTGATTGGAGCAGCAGAACTAACAAGTAAAAATAGGCTGGTAAACAGCCGAGAAAGAGACAACAGGAAGTCCAAGAAGAAGCCAAAAGGCAAACAAGCTGTCTGTTCCCTACTGTGCCAATACCGACAATAACTAAAGTTTAAATAGAGAAAAATTAATCACAGCAATTTTCAGCATGcaaaattttatcttttttcataaatatagcTTTTTTTCTCAGCGTTACAAAAGtactaataattaaaaatctaaAAGATACTGTTGAATTGCAGCAATCAGCGAAAATATTTGATTTCTTGAAGCTCTTCAGCAGTATTTAGTGGATTTTTATAACAGATGCTTATAAAAATGTAGACTAGAGACCGCTTCAAAAACAGAGCTTACTCAGACACATTCACTCTAAACAGACCGCGTCCGTCCAGAATCTTGCATGCAGACAAagctgtaatgatttttttttttttttctcctacaaTTCAGGTCCAGTGTCAAAGGTCAGCGCCTAACCACGCTAGGTTCAGGATCCACAGCAGTCCTCGTTTGTGCAGGGATCATAATGTGGGAAATCACAGAAGTGGCGCTAACACACTTATGTGAGGGGTTTTGACCCACTCCGGCACCGTAGCGAGGGTCTCAAAGGAGTAAAGCGGCCAGCTTGGAGGGTAGACTAACGACCGCGCACCAGGCAGGACAAGACGAGTGGCACTGGGGGCTGCGGTCGCACACGGCCTAATCACTGTGGCAGAAACAATGTCTGGTAATGATGCACAGGACCGGAGCGCTTTTAATGACAATTCATACATAATTCAGCACCTTTCGCTTGGCAGCGTGGCGATATCCTCATTAGTGGGGACTCTGGGTGGCTGTCAGATGGTGGCCGCACAATCGTGGACCCTCATTTCGTCTTTGAGGAGTGCAGCTGCTTCCATGACACAGCCAGCAAAGAGGGGCGAAAAAAACCCGCCACGCcggtttgttttatttagtgcGAAAAAACCTTCCAGTTTGTAAAAACAAGGCTGACACGGAACCTGACACCAGGCAGGGGAAAATAATTAGCTCTCATTTTCTCAGCCTCCTGTTTCCTTCTCCCCGCTGTGTTTCTACCCACTAAAACCACCACATGTCAGTGGAAATGGGAGGCAATTAGCGGGCTCATTTCAGCCCCGCCGAACGCACTGAAAGGAGACTATTTATGATGGGACAATGAACAGCTGAAAGATTAAATAacgtttgctttttaaaaagaaaatgacttcTGCCTAAATGGGCCATTTTTGATTATATTCAAACAGCAAGTGGAGAAGCAGTCGTTTTTCACCCTTTAAGACCCTAACAAAAGACCAAGAGCAAGAGGGAATGAATGTAAAGCGGTTGCTTAGATGAAAGccttatttatgcatttctttttaaataagagCAATACATGCCTTTTCGTTGGCAAAAAAACACTCTTAGCATGACGGTGGTCAATAGGTGATAGCACGGCTAATAAGGGATAATGATGAACACTTTTACAAAGTTAAATTAATATGGAAAAGGagcattttctaaataaaaagcaCTGGCACCTTGATATTGTTAGAAAAGATTACTTTTTATTGAACAATGGcaacattgtattttataaatagGATATTATTTAGACAACATGTTTGAAATACAAATTCAGTATATACTATATTCCATAAATTATGTGAAGATCATAGCAgttattattttcctttatgAGATATTCACAGCCTTTTCTTTTGTGAGTTTTCACAATTTTCACTCTTACCATCAACATGGAGTCAGACTTTAAAGTAAAGAATAAGAGTGACAAAAGGAGCCACACAGGTGAGTCATACTAACCTCCATATCAAGTATTATGTTTATGTGAGCCAAAAATTATGTGTAAAATTCTAGAATAACAGAAAACAGAGGAGACAGGTTGACAATATTCTGGGCCTTAACTGCAGGTGTAGATAAAGTATAAGATGATGTacaaaaactcatttttttATGTGGCTAGGAGAACAGTGTTGAGAACTCAGACAGTATTCTGTATATCAAACAACGGGAAACAGTatcaaaaagaagaaagggtCACATATTGAAGGATAGGTAGTAATGTAATCgcacagcaggtaatgtagtggGTAGAGCCACCGGCTTTGAACTTGAAGGGctcgggtttgaatctcgcttcgtgttgtagtactcttgagcaagctGTCTACCCTAAATTACCacgttgtataaatgagtaaatcactgtaaattgtCTCAGAGCAAAGCAtcaggtgaatgaataaatatgtgggTGGGGTGACTAATGAACACCACAGGACAACCAGCAGAGCTAGCAAAGCACTGAATCGACAGCTCTGTACGTATTTATTAAGTTTCTCTactattttgtaattttttaagcACTGCTTCCTCAGAAGTTTTCAGTTTTCCTAgacaatatgaaaaatattccaATGTGGTTCCATACCGCACGTGTACCAGTCACACACCTTACACACTGTACCACGTCAGTATACTCTACTGTATCTGAGCATAGCGGAGAATGGACGTCGTGGACCACTGAGTGTGCGCTGCATGTCGAATTCCTTCTTCGTGAAGTTCGGGaagtttttcttcttgaagaatggtCCATTATGCCACTGAAAACCGTCCAGAACGTTTGGCACAGATTTCCAAGAAGGACATGAGCTCTTCTGGAGCATGAGTCACCAAACTTCAAGTAGACTGATGTTAACATATAGTCTACTGCCAGATACTGGCAGTGATTTGAAcataacaaaacaatttttaatattcaatAGGGTGGCAGTAAAAGGTAGTTTATGTGTATTTACAATGCAGTGGTACTTTTAccatatgttgtttttcatcgcTCTATTCCTGCTCCAGAGTTCGCTGGAATAAAAATGGTATTGCCGATTTGCGTGCACACTTATTTGAGAGGGTTAACTAACGGTGTGAGATGCTGTGCTTGCATAACTTTCAAATTTAACACAAGGGTAAAATACAGCAGTGGCAAGGTAGTGTAGGTACTACTATCGTATGGTAAATTGTAAAAGTGCATGGAAGTTATTTGAAGAACaataagaaagaacaaaaagagcAAATATCCTTA contains these protein-coding regions:
- the cdca7a gene encoding cell division cycle-associated protein 7a isoform X3, encoding MNLRSFRNVSLVSAETSSSSDDSCDSFGSDGFSNTKKSLKQAKVTAAFKAPAEHSSLSEFEENNFNEEMEAMKVDSDSDSTGPQRRGQRSRTLKVALKFPTKRGGEEKALETKPHAQPKESDSHSDEDENFMDKRALNIKENKAMLAKLMAELNKVPGLLPGRMSLQSGNTPRRVPRQPKQASGPCRRNPERTSRPYTRSRSLMDGPPSPTPEEDPEDRFSLVRRSRYYEEEDEPQQPRRRNYNGALTIPHVVRPVDEVTQEELNNICFSVRDKVYNRATGTTCHQCRQKTIDTKTNCRNAECVGVRGQFCGPCLRNRYGEEVRDALLNPEWCCPPCRGICNCSFCRAREGRCATGVLVYLAKYHGYDNVHAYLKSLKREMEEEEKQ
- the cdca7a gene encoding cell division cycle-associated protein 7a isoform X1 codes for the protein MRPSRKKIQRHQAPQPYTRMNLRSFRNVSLVSAETSSSSDDSCDSFGSDGFSNTKKSLKQAKVTAAFKAPAEHSSLSEFEENNFNEEMEAMKVDSDSDSTGPQRRGQRSRTLKVALKFPTKRGGEEKALETKPHAQPKESDSHSDEDENFMDKRALNIKENKAMLAKLMAELNKVPGLLPGRMSLQSGNTPRRVPRQPKQASGPCRRNPERTSRPYTRSRSLMDGPPSPTPEEDPEDRFSLVRRSRYYEEEDEPQQPRRRNYNGALTIPHVVRPVDEVTQEELNNICFSVRDKVYNRATGTTCHQCRQKTIDTKTNCRNAECVGVRGQFCGPCLRNRYGEEVRDALLNPEWCCPPCRGICNCSFCRAREGRCATGVLVYLAKYHGYDNVHAYLKSLKREMEEEEKQ
- the cdca7a gene encoding cell division cycle-associated protein 7a isoform X2 encodes the protein MRPSRKKIQRHQAPQPYTRMNLRSFRNVSLVSAETSSSSDDSCDSFGSDGFSNTKSLKQAKVTAAFKAPAEHSSLSEFEENNFNEEMEAMKVDSDSDSTGPQRRGQRSRTLKVALKFPTKRGGEEKALETKPHAQPKESDSHSDEDENFMDKRALNIKENKAMLAKLMAELNKVPGLLPGRMSLQSGNTPRRVPRQPKQASGPCRRNPERTSRPYTRSRSLMDGPPSPTPEEDPEDRFSLVRRSRYYEEEDEPQQPRRRNYNGALTIPHVVRPVDEVTQEELNNICFSVRDKVYNRATGTTCHQCRQKTIDTKTNCRNAECVGVRGQFCGPCLRNRYGEEVRDALLNPEWCCPPCRGICNCSFCRAREGRCATGVLVYLAKYHGYDNVHAYLKSLKREMEEEEKQ